A region of Catenibacterium mitsuokai DNA encodes the following proteins:
- a CDS encoding HIRAN domain-containing protein — translation MDQMKDMILEAVEMNGIENVVMPLMNEIFLSFTDIAGTRYVDNQDVFKRLEKNDPLLLEREADNEYDSNAIKVLTIDGEKLGYIPKKDNCIFTRLMDAGKILHARVYSCYEADYCHWHVSIKICMMDF, via the coding sequence ATGGATCAAATGAAAGATATGATTTTAGAAGCAGTAGAAATGAATGGGATAGAGAATGTGGTTATGCCTTTAATGAATGAAATCTTTTTGTCTTTTACTGATATTGCAGGAACACGTTATGTAGATAACCAGGATGTATTTAAGAGACTAGAGAAGAATGACCCTCTTCTATTAGAAAGAGAAGCAGATAATGAATATGATAGTAATGCGATTAAGGTGCTTACAATAGATGGTGAAAAGCTTGGGTATATTCCTAAAAAGGATAATTGTATTTTTACTCGACTAATGGATGCAGGTAAGATACTTCACGCAAGAGTATACTCATGTTATGAGGCTGATTATTGTCATTGGCATGTTTCTATTAAAATCTGTATGATGGATTTCTAG
- a CDS encoding type II toxin-antitoxin system antitoxin SocA domain-containing protein, which yields MNEIRRDYCINCRKETTYTLKKQEIRKVIKDKEYTFLITVAVCNECNEEISVPGLLDLNIKEIDSQYREKENLITIEDINKLLKIYDIGKGPLALVLGFGEVTIKRYLDGQVPSLEYSNIMKKTLLSPDYFDKKLQENKNKITSASYKKSQEAVSNLQELFVLSDKMRQVIAYLFKGLNEVTPLMLQKLLYLIQGTSYALYDHPMFIEHSQAWVHGPVYPDVYHLFKQFSFNPIDDDRFVLFEELENTLSEEECHVIDLVIHTYGLYSAKVLETITHTQDPWISARKGYEGTIPSHEPIIEENIRNYFQTLHKQYDFSHREGINRYIHDIIM from the coding sequence ATGAATGAAATAAGAAGAGATTATTGTATAAATTGTAGAAAAGAAACAACCTACACATTGAAAAAACAGGAAATCAGAAAAGTTATTAAAGATAAGGAATATACTTTCTTGATTACTGTTGCAGTGTGTAATGAATGTAATGAAGAAATATCTGTACCAGGACTACTTGATTTAAATATTAAAGAAATAGATTCACAGTATAGAGAAAAGGAAAATCTAATTACTATTGAAGATATCAACAAACTATTAAAGATATATGATATTGGGAAAGGACCTCTCGCTTTAGTTCTTGGCTTCGGTGAAGTGACTATCAAAAGATATCTAGATGGGCAGGTGCCTTCTCTTGAGTATTCCAATATCATGAAAAAAACTTTACTTTCTCCTGATTATTTTGATAAGAAATTACAGGAAAATAAAAATAAGATTACTTCAGCTTCTTATAAGAAATCACAAGAAGCAGTGAGTAATCTACAAGAATTATTTGTATTATCAGATAAGATGAGACAGGTTATCGCATATTTATTTAAAGGATTAAATGAAGTTACACCATTGATGCTGCAAAAACTTCTTTATTTAATTCAGGGAACCTCTTATGCCTTATATGATCATCCTATGTTTATAGAACATTCACAGGCATGGGTTCATGGCCCTGTCTATCCTGATGTTTATCATTTATTCAAGCAGTTCAGTTTTAATCCTATTGATGATGATCGATTTGTACTCTTTGAAGAATTAGAGAATACATTAAGTGAAGAAGAATGTCATGTGATTGATTTAGTTATTCATACATATGGTCTCTATAGCGCTAAAGTATTAGAAACAATCACTCATACACAGGATCCTTGGATATCAGCTAGAAAAGGATATGAAGGAACTATTCCTTCTCATGAACCTATTATAGAAGAAAATATAAGAAACTATTTCCAAACATTACATAAACAATATGATTTTTCTCATAGAGAAGGAATCAATCGCTATATTCATGATATTATCATGTAA